The Deltaproteobacteria bacterium genome contains a region encoding:
- a CDS encoding fused MFS/spermidine synthase, protein MSDHSGTLAPRGVEHVEATLPLSLLCAVFVLSGFAALTYQVVWQRSLCAIYGVDIQSTTIVVTAFMLGLGLGSLAGGALSTSPRRQPVVWFGMIEIAIGIFGLCSLPLFRWIGGFTAGASRPATFAASFLLLLIPTALMGATLPLLTTHAVRRLRNVGRSVGMLYFVNTLGSAMASFVTAVYLLGQFGQSGTVVIAAATNALVGGSVLLAYLVARRAS, encoded by the coding sequence ATGTCGGACCACAGTGGAACGCTCGCCCCGCGCGGCGTGGAACACGTCGAGGCCACACTCCCGCTCTCACTGCTGTGCGCGGTGTTCGTGCTCTCGGGTTTTGCCGCGCTGACCTATCAGGTCGTGTGGCAACGGAGTTTGTGCGCCATCTACGGTGTCGACATTCAATCCACCACGATCGTCGTCACCGCCTTCATGCTCGGGCTCGGGCTAGGTAGCTTGGCCGGCGGCGCGCTGTCGACAAGTCCGCGGCGACAGCCGGTGGTGTGGTTCGGGATGATCGAGATCGCAATCGGAATCTTTGGGCTCTGCTCACTGCCGCTGTTTCGCTGGATCGGAGGTTTCACCGCAGGCGCGTCGCGACCCGCAACCTTCGCCGCCAGCTTCCTGCTGCTACTCATCCCGACCGCTCTCATGGGCGCGACGCTGCCGTTGCTGACCACACACGCGGTGCGTCGCCTGCGCAATGTCGGGCGCTCGGTGGGCATGCTCTACTTCGTTAACACGCTGGGCTCAGCGATGGCGTCGTTCGTTACAGCCGTCTATCTCCTTGGACAGTTCGGTCAGAGTGGGACAGTAGTCATCGCCGCAGCGACCAACGCGCTCGTCGGCGGCAGCGTGCTGCTCGCGTATCTCGTCGCGCGGAGGGCGTCGTGA
- a CDS encoding fused MFS/spermidine synthase, producing the protein MSFALALATAALSGYVALSWEILWFRVYGFVTGGSAPSFGVVLAFYLLGLAVGSLAVSVYCTERTGRTDSAQLRVPALLILFANALGFLLVPFIAWTVQRGPFVWTLPAVAIVAGLLGTVLPLVSHFGIRPTDRVGQRLSYIYLANIVGSASGSLLTGFVLLDRLSLAHASLMIALVGVGSAGLLLLAARLNVRSAVRWSLAIAGVGVTLVGAAPALFDQLYEKLLFKTRYAPNAHLAQVAENRSGVITVAENGTVFGGGVYDGGFNTDLVTHDRNLIIRAYALAALHSAPREVLMIGLGTGSWAQVVANNPRVERLTVVEINPGYVNLIRDHAEVSSLLANPKVDIVIDDGRRWLMAHPERHFDAVVFNMTYHWRAHATELLSVEFLQLVRTHLKAGGLFYYNTTGSPQVQKTACATFPNGFRIVNFMAVSDAPLQIDRERWQAALTEYAIDGMPVFDLTRAADAERMQQVLQLEDPDRSDDSWFESCADILARTQALPLVTDDNMVVEYTREWWQVP; encoded by the coding sequence GTGAGCTTCGCGCTAGCGTTGGCCACCGCCGCACTCAGCGGCTACGTCGCGCTGTCGTGGGAGATTCTGTGGTTTCGCGTCTACGGCTTCGTCACCGGCGGCAGCGCGCCCAGCTTCGGCGTCGTGCTCGCCTTCTATCTGCTCGGCCTCGCCGTCGGATCGTTAGCCGTCAGCGTCTACTGCACCGAGCGAACCGGGCGCACCGATTCAGCGCAACTGCGCGTGCCGGCGTTGCTGATACTGTTCGCCAACGCACTGGGGTTTTTGCTCGTGCCGTTCATCGCATGGACGGTTCAACGCGGGCCCTTCGTCTGGACGCTTCCCGCAGTGGCCATCGTTGCCGGATTGCTCGGCACCGTGCTGCCGCTCGTCAGTCACTTTGGGATCCGGCCGACCGATCGCGTCGGACAGCGGCTGTCCTACATCTACCTCGCCAACATTGTCGGCTCGGCCAGCGGCTCGCTGCTCACCGGCTTCGTTCTACTCGATCGTTTGTCGCTCGCGCACGCGTCGCTGATGATCGCGCTCGTCGGCGTCGGCTCGGCTGGGTTGCTGTTGCTTGCGGCGCGTCTCAACGTGCGCTCGGCGGTACGGTGGAGTCTGGCGATCGCAGGTGTCGGTGTGACGCTGGTTGGCGCGGCGCCGGCGCTGTTCGACCAGCTCTATGAGAAACTCTTGTTCAAGACGCGCTACGCTCCCAATGCCCATCTCGCGCAGGTGGCGGAGAATCGCAGCGGGGTCATCACCGTGGCGGAGAACGGCACCGTCTTCGGCGGCGGTGTGTACGATGGCGGGTTCAACACGGATCTGGTGACGCACGATCGCAACCTGATCATTCGGGCGTACGCATTGGCCGCCCTGCACTCGGCCCCGCGCGAGGTGCTGATGATCGGCCTCGGCACTGGATCGTGGGCGCAAGTCGTCGCCAACAATCCGCGCGTCGAGCGGCTCACCGTCGTCGAGATCAACCCCGGGTACGTCAACTTGATCCGTGATCATGCGGAGGTAAGCAGCCTGCTGGCGAACCCGAAGGTCGACATCGTCATCGACGACGGCCGGCGCTGGCTGATGGCGCATCCGGAGCGGCACTTCGATGCGGTGGTGTTCAACATGACCTACCACTGGCGCGCGCATGCGACCGAGCTGCTCTCAGTGGAGTTCCTGCAACTGGTGCGCACGCACCTCAAGGCGGGTGGCCTCTTCTACTACAACACGACCGGCTCGCCGCAGGTGCAGAAGACAGCCTGCGCGACGTTTCCGAATGGCTTCCGCATCGTCAACTTCATGGCCGTCAGCGATGCGCCTCTGCAGATCGATCGCGAACGTTGGCAGGCCGCGCTGACGGAGTACGCGATCGACGGCATGCCGGTGTTCGACCTCACCCGCGCGGCGGATGCCGAGCGCATGCAGCAGGTGCTTCAGCTCGAAGATCCCGATCGCAGCGATGACAGCTGGTTCGAGAGCTGCGCGGATATCCTCGCCCGCACACAAGCGCTGCCACTGGTCACCGATGACAACATGGTCGTCGAGTACACCCGCGAGTGGTGGCAAGTGCCATAA
- the hflX gene encoding GTPase HflX, whose product MPQNAPQRAVLVAVQLPGVSDAEHASSLAELGRLAKTLGLAVIARVTQKRSSLATAAVVGEGKLKELARLTGGSGVVPSGVPAHRARTAEPESADVDDADEVDEANDAPSAEQLASVVLIDHDIAPSQARNLERATGAEVLDRTAVILAIFQRHARSREAVLQVEIARLAYMAPRLRESGGGKDRQGGGIGAKGAGESHLELDRRKVRDRIAELRRELAAIEKDAATRRRRRAAQPTVAIVGYTNAGKSSLMRALTRSDLLVADQLFATLDTTVRALQPETKPRILVSDTVGFIKKLPHDLVASFRSTLDEAREAALLIQVVDAADPAFPAQIEVTAQVLAEIEAADAPRLLVLNKIDKLEEERRAALAQAYPQALLLSAKSPADVAGLRERIVEFFEREMVEDEILVPYARQRVVSDIHASCRVLAEAYDQDGTRLRVRARPDVMARLRAAL is encoded by the coding sequence ATGCCGCAGAACGCACCACAGCGTGCCGTCCTCGTCGCAGTGCAGTTGCCCGGGGTGAGCGACGCCGAGCACGCTTCCTCGCTGGCCGAACTGGGGCGCCTGGCAAAGACGCTCGGGCTCGCGGTGATCGCTCGCGTCACTCAGAAGCGCTCGTCGCTAGCCACGGCGGCTGTCGTTGGCGAAGGGAAGCTCAAGGAGCTGGCGCGCCTCACCGGCGGCAGCGGTGTCGTGCCCTCAGGCGTTCCTGCGCATCGCGCGCGCACCGCTGAGCCCGAGTCCGCGGACGTCGATGACGCGGATGAAGTAGACGAAGCGAACGACGCACCGTCGGCTGAGCAGCTCGCGAGTGTCGTGCTCATCGACCACGACATCGCGCCGTCGCAAGCGCGCAATCTCGAACGCGCCACAGGCGCCGAGGTGCTCGATCGCACGGCCGTGATTCTCGCCATCTTCCAGCGCCACGCCCGCAGCCGCGAGGCGGTGTTGCAGGTGGAGATCGCGCGCTTGGCTTACATGGCACCGCGGCTGCGCGAGAGTGGCGGCGGCAAGGACCGGCAGGGCGGCGGCATCGGCGCCAAGGGCGCGGGTGAGTCGCATCTCGAACTCGACCGCCGCAAGGTGCGTGATCGCATCGCCGAGCTGCGCCGCGAACTCGCCGCCATCGAGAAAGACGCGGCCACGCGTCGCCGCCGCCGCGCGGCGCAACCGACGGTCGCTATCGTCGGCTACACCAACGCCGGCAAGTCGTCCTTGATGCGTGCGCTCACCAGGAGCGATCTGCTCGTCGCTGATCAACTGTTCGCGACCCTCGACACCACCGTGCGCGCGCTGCAGCCGGAGACCAAGCCGCGCATCTTGGTCAGCGACACGGTCGGGTTCATCAAGAAGCTGCCGCACGACCTGGTCGCGTCGTTCCGGTCGACGCTGGACGAGGCGCGCGAGGCGGCGCTACTGATCCAGGTGGTCGACGCCGCCGACCCGGCTTTCCCGGCTCAGATCGAAGTGACCGCACAAGTGTTGGCCGAGATCGAGGCCGCCGATGCGCCGCGTCTGCTGGTGCTCAACAAGATCGACAAGCTGGAGGAAGAGCGGCGCGCCGCGTTGGCGCAGGCGTATCCGCAGGCGCTGCTGCTGTCAGCGAAGTCGCCCGCCGATGTCGCCGGGCTGCGCGAGCGCATTGTCGAGTTCTTCGAACGCGAGATGGTCGAAGACGAAATCCTGGTTCCCTACGCGCGGCAGCGCGTGGTGAGCGACATCCACGCGAGCTGCCGCGTGCTTGCCGAGGCTTACGATCAGGACGGCACGCGGCTGCGAGTGCGGGCGCGCCCCGACGTGATGGCGCGCCTGCGCGCCGCGCTGTGA
- a CDS encoding PEP-CTERM sorting domain-containing protein, producing the protein MDVRCSTRPWRLTWVLLGVLFAPFGSLHSIRPASAQITFGTLSNFDVFNDTGGECHGFEIELDGVSSPDVAYTFGDPYERYGNPKLVDFAGGVYVRYESAYDPATQTFTQTTPMAPSVIAPTDGHACWNGGSADYLTSGCEHFGLQLNLNPTATIYRWLIADPSTPGALQPSGTKVSIPAPIWNVLPPPPGAVDQVNPVVVAVIQPDPPAPGREFGDALWVKVFKTESPNAAELNHLVTDDPAVPQDQSETEVEWSLLQSSTGKVAQLENQAQIGDGNESVTRRYEIYQYIGVYDAETHEARPVSDVTPDAADLGNYIGAQMAAINLAPVADPTPTDTPVEVPTDTPTNTPMPTDTATNTPLPTETPTNTPMPTATATSTPVPTDTPTLAPTETATTAPTNTPSLTATPTRQPRVTRTPQPTRTPKRERTKMRTRGADD; encoded by the coding sequence ATGGACGTTCGGTGCAGCACGCGACCTTGGAGGCTGACCTGGGTATTGCTCGGTGTGCTCTTCGCCCCGTTCGGATCGTTACACTCAATCCGTCCCGCATCCGCGCAGATTACGTTTGGAACGTTGAGCAACTTCGACGTCTTCAATGATACGGGCGGCGAGTGCCACGGCTTCGAGATCGAACTTGATGGGGTGTCGAGTCCGGACGTCGCGTACACGTTCGGCGACCCCTACGAACGCTATGGCAATCCCAAGCTGGTGGATTTTGCCGGCGGCGTCTACGTGCGTTACGAGAGCGCGTACGATCCGGCTACGCAGACGTTCACCCAGACCACCCCGATGGCGCCGAGTGTGATCGCGCCAACGGATGGTCACGCGTGCTGGAATGGCGGGTCGGCGGACTACCTGACCAGCGGCTGCGAGCACTTCGGGTTGCAACTCAACTTGAATCCCACCGCTACGATCTATCGCTGGTTGATCGCCGATCCGTCCACCCCGGGCGCGCTGCAACCCTCGGGTACCAAGGTGAGCATTCCGGCGCCGATCTGGAACGTGCTGCCTCCCCCTCCCGGGGCGGTGGATCAAGTAAATCCGGTGGTGGTCGCGGTCATCCAACCCGATCCGCCGGCGCCAGGACGCGAATTCGGCGATGCGCTGTGGGTCAAAGTCTTCAAAACTGAATCGCCGAACGCCGCCGAGCTCAATCATCTGGTCACCGACGATCCCGCTGTGCCGCAAGATCAGAGCGAGACCGAAGTGGAGTGGTCGCTCTTGCAATCGAGCACGGGGAAGGTCGCCCAGTTGGAGAACCAGGCGCAGATCGGTGACGGCAACGAGTCGGTCACTCGCCGTTACGAGATCTACCAGTACATCGGCGTGTACGACGCCGAAACTCACGAAGCGCGACCGGTCAGCGACGTGACCCCGGATGCGGCGGACCTCGGCAACTACATCGGCGCCCAAATGGCCGCGATCAATCTCGCGCCCGTCGCTGACCCGACGCCAACCGACACGCCGGTTGAAGTACCGACCGACACGCCAACCAATACGCCGATGCCAACCGACACCGCGACGAACACGCCGCTGCCGACCGAGACGCCGACGAACACACCGATGCCGACCGCTACCGCAACCAGCACGCCGGTGCCGACTGATACCCCAACGTTGGCTCCAACCGAGACCGCGACGACCGCGCCAACCAACACGCCATCACTGACCGCGACACCGACGCGCCAACCGCGCGTGACGCGGACGCCGCAACCAACTCGAACGCCGAAGCGGGAGCGCACCAAAATGAGAACTCGAGGTGCGGATGATTGA
- a CDS encoding succinate dehydrogenase, whose product MLAQSGELRRTGFAATERRDKWWAAPLGQGLMLGVLITYANWAAYQGSNYQIGGYLSPLYSPLITAPWFPFPPSFIILIPPVLFRATCYYYRKAYYRSYLLDPPACAVSEFRGAGYRGETAFPLILQNLHRYLFYLTAFYLIFLWHDVVNATIFDGAFGIGVGTVVILANTTALTLYSFSCHSLRHLVGGNLDCFSSCALNRARHQGWRVASLLNERHMVFAWASFVTVCGSDLYIRLVASGVIKDLRLL is encoded by the coding sequence ATGCTTGCCCAGTCCGGAGAACTTCGTCGCACCGGCTTCGCCGCCACCGAACGGCGAGATAAGTGGTGGGCTGCGCCGCTCGGGCAAGGTCTGATGCTCGGGGTGCTGATCACCTACGCCAATTGGGCCGCCTACCAGGGGAGCAACTACCAGATCGGCGGCTACCTCTCGCCGCTGTATTCGCCGCTGATCACCGCTCCGTGGTTCCCGTTTCCACCTTCCTTCATCATTCTGATTCCACCCGTCCTCTTCCGCGCCACTTGCTACTACTACCGCAAGGCGTACTACCGCTCCTACTTGCTCGATCCGCCCGCGTGCGCCGTCTCCGAGTTCCGCGGCGCCGGCTATCGCGGCGAGACCGCTTTCCCGCTGATCCTCCAGAATCTCCACCGCTACCTCTTCTACCTCACCGCCTTTTACTTGATCTTCCTGTGGCACGATGTCGTCAACGCCACGATCTTCGACGGCGCCTTTGGCATCGGTGTCGGCACCGTGGTCATTCTCGCCAATACCACCGCGCTCACGCTGTATAGTTTTTCGTGTCACTCGTTGCGTCACCTCGTCGGGGGCAATCTCGATTGTTTTTCGTCGTGCGCCCTCAATCGCGCGCGGCACCAGGGCTGGAGAGTCGCGAGCCTGCTCAACGAACGGCACATGGTGTTCGCCTGGGCCAGCTTCGTCACGGTCTGCGGCTCGGACCTTTACATCCGCTTGGTGGCGTCGGGCGTGATCAAGGATCTGCGCCTGCTGTAA